Proteins from one Impatiens glandulifera chromosome 2, dImpGla2.1, whole genome shotgun sequence genomic window:
- the LOC124924241 gene encoding pentatricopeptide repeat-containing protein At3g57430, chloroplastic-like, translated as MSCIVLHHFPINLSQSNSNPDQKKLFINPKSNVRIKDCTFQPHEELFTNVLNSLSLSTKRRDSNLGSSLHAQISKLGITTDVLISNSLLSMYAKCNLTQDAHKVFNEMPLRTVASWTSLIWAYCQEEREHDAISLFKKMLENLQPNEHTLAVLTQACAKMGSFELTRVIHCYAVKFGLTSDGFLMNCLIDAYAKSGSTESAEMVLDMLSNRDVVAWTSAISGHVWNGRADKAINLFFRMQEDDVQPNEVTILSVLHACSCINQTCLFQYIHGLVVKSTEWFRNSLVMNSLVEMYLVNGFFHEGVKIFCSFCFMSFNGESNFLCIETMAKLIQGCSLKLGEGIHGYLVKNGFLPCNVIENSLLVMYSRNDRYDSVNLLFGIMRFKDTVTWNTMISCLVKNKQPENALKLLTQISSPDFVTMISSLQACSSLASLQLGEIIHGYIIRTGMINDIILQNSLIDMYAKSGNLCLSERIFIEMNSKDVGSWNSMIMSYGINSDGISALSIFKHLMKTHQPNDITFVNILAACGHNGLITEGLEIFDRMEIEPRMEHYACMVDLLGRAGKVEEAEAFIAKMTMSPGGDVWGALLGACLLFNNVEVAERAVRHLGVMEPNRNYWKVSMANIYARNGRWEDAAKMRNEVKKKNDGVEGHGRKEEGWSCLEIRGEMVRFVTADLNHQQIHEIYRVLNGIHSHIREAYCKEFLI; from the coding sequence ATGTCGTGTATTGTTCTTCATCATTTCCCCATTAATCTTTCTCAATCAAACTCTAATCCAGACCAGAAGAAGCTATTCATCAATCCAAAATCAAACGTGAGAATCAAAGACTGTACATTTCAACCTCATGAAGAATTGTTCACTAATGTTCTCAATTCCCTGTCTCTCTCCACTAAAAGAAGAGATTCAAACCTCGGTTCTTCCCTCCATGCTCAAATATCCAAGCTGGGTATCACCACTGACGTTCTCATCAGCAATTCCCTTCTTTCCATGTACGCAAAATGTAATCTTACACAAGATGCCCACAAAGTGTTCAATGAAATGCCGCTGAGAACTGTTGCATCATGGACCTCATTAATATGGGCTTATTGCCAAGAAGAAAGAGAACATGATGCAATATCCTTGTTCAAGAAAATGTTGGAGAATCTCCAACCTAATGAACATACATTGGCTGTTCTTACACAAGCTTGTGCAAAAATGGGCAGCTTTGAACTAACTCGGGTTATTCATTGTTATGCAGTTAAATTTGGATTAACATCAGATGGgtttttgatgaattgtttGATAGATGCTTATGCTAAATCAGGATCAACAGAATCTGCAGAGATGGTGTTAGATATGTTAAGTAACAGAGATGTTGTTGCCTGGACTTCAGCTATATCAGGACATGTTTGGAATGGAAGAGCTGATAAAGCTATTAATTTGTTCTTTAGAATGCAAGAAGATGATGTTCAACCGAATGAGGTAACAATACTAAGTGTTCTTCATGCTTGTTCTTGTATTAACCAGACTTGTTTATTTCAATACATACATGGATTAGTGGTGAAATCAACTGAATGGTTTAGGAATTCGCTTGTGATGAATTCTCTTGTTGAGATGTATTTAGTCAATGGTTTTTTCCATGAAGGTGTGAAAATCTTCTGTAGTTTCTGTTTCATGTCATTTAATGGTGAAAGTAACTTCCTCTGTATAGAAACCATGGCTAAACTGATCCAAGGTTGTAGTTTGAAGCTTGGAGAAGGAATTCATGGGTATTTGGTGAAAAATGGTTTTTTACCTTGTAATGTTATAGAGAATTCTCTTTTAGTAATGTATAGTCGAAATGATCGATACGATTCTGTTAATCTTCTTTTTGGTATTATGAGATTCAAAGATACTGTCACTTGGAACACGATGATTTCATGTCTAGTAAAGAATAAACAACCAGAAAACGCGTTAAAGCTTCTGACCCAAATTAGCTCACCCGATTTTGTTACTATGATTTCGTCTCTCCAAGCCTGTTCAAGCTTAGCGAGTTTGCAGTTGGGTGAGATCATTCACGGGTATATTATAAGAACCGGGATGATAAACGATATAATTCTTCAGAATTCATTGATTGACATGTACGCTAAATCGGGTAACTTATGTTTATCGGAGAGGATATTCATTGAGATGAATTCAAAGGATGTTGGGTCATGGAATTCAATGATCATGTCGTATGGGATCAATAGCGATGGGATTTCAGCCCTCAGCATTTTCAAACATCTCATGAAAACTCATCAACCGAATGACATCACGTTCGTTAACATTCTCGCTGCTTGTGGCCACAACGGATTGATAACTGAAGGTCTAGAGATTTTCGATAGAATGGAGATCGAGCCGAGAATGGAGCATTATGCTTGTATGGTTGATCTTTTGGGTCGGGCTGGGAAAGTGGAAGAAGCTGAAGCGTTTATAGCCAAAATGACAATGTCTCCTGGAGGGGATGTTTGGGGAGCTTTATTAGGTGCTTGTTTGTTGTTCAATAATGTTGAGGTTGCGGAGAGGGCAGTTAGACACCTTGGTGTGATGGAACCAAACAGGAATTATTGGAAAGTTTCCATGGCTAATATATATGCAAGAAATGGAAGGTGGGAAGATGCTGCAAAGATGAGAAAtgaagtgaagaagaagaatgatggTGTAGAAGGGCATGGAAGAAAGGAAGAAGGATGGAGTTGTTTGGAGATAAGAGGAGAAATGGTTAGGTTTGTGACTGCTGATTTGAATCATCAACAAATCCATGAAATTTATAGGGTCTTGAATGGAATTCACTCACATATTCGCGAAGCTTATTGTAAAGAGTTTTTGATTTGA
- the LOC124925483 gene encoding mitogen-activated protein kinase homolog MMK2-like, whose protein sequence is MAMEQTSSSRDVGNMKGVLTHGGQYVRYNVFGNMFEVSRKYVPPLRPVGRGAYGLVCAAVNSETKEEIAIKKVGNAFDNVIDAKRTLREIKLLCHMDHENVVAIKDIIRPPNKENFKDVYMVYELLDTDLHQIIRSDQPLTDDHCQYFIYQLLRGLRYVHSANVLHRDLKPSNLFLNANCDLKIGDFGLARITSETDFMTEYVVTRWYRAPELLLNCSDYTGAIDVWSVGCILGEILNREPLFPGKDYVHQLKLITELLGSPDDADLAFLRADNARKYFKLLPKYPKQQFSARFPNMSPLAIDLMEKMLIFDPNKRITVEEAICHPYLSSLHDINDEPVFPGLFHFDFEQSTFTEEDIRELIWQESLNFNPNPTN, encoded by the exons atgGCTATGGAGCAGACTTCTTCTTCAAGAGATGTTGGTAATATGAAAGGCGTACTAACACATGGAGGTCAATATGTTCGCTACAATGTCTTCGGAAACATGTTTGAGGTTTCCCGTAAATACGTTCCTCCACTTCGTCCTGTTGGAAGAGGCGCCTATGGTCTTGTCTG TGCTGCTGTGAATTCCGAGACAAAAGAGGAGATTGCGATCAAGAAGGTTGGTAATGCATTTGACAATGTAATTGATGCTAAGAGAACCCTAAGAGAAATCAAGCTCCTTTGTCATATGGATCACGAGAAT GTGGTTGCTATCAAGGACATAATACGACCACCAAACAAGGAGAATTTTAAAGATGTTTACATGGTTTATGAATTGTTGGACACTGATCTTCATCAGATAATTCGATCTGATCAACCATTGACTGATGACCATTGTCAG TACTTCATCTACCAGCTATTACGAGGACTGAGATACGTGCATTCAGCAAATGTTTTGCACCGTGATCTGAAGCCAAGCAATTTGTTCCTAAATGCAAATTGTGACCTTAAGATAGGGGATTTTGGATTGGCAAGAATAACTTCAGAGACAGATTTCATGACGGAATATGTAGTCACTCGATGGTACAGGGCACCAGAGTTGCTGCTTAATTGTTCAGATTATACTGGTGCAATTGACGTTTGGTCTGTTGGTTGCATTCTTGGTGAAATTCTTAACAGAGAACCTTTGTTTCCTGGCAAAGACTATGTTCATCAGCTGAAGCTTATAACTGAG CTATTGGGTTCACCCGACGATGCCGATCTTGCTTTCCTCCGTGCTGATAACGCGAGGAAGTACTTTAAACTGCTTCCAAAGTATCCGAAGCAACAATTCTCCGCCAGATTTCCAAATATGTCACCTTTGGCTATTGATCTGATGGAGAAGATGCTGATTTTCGATCCAAACAAACGTATTACAG TTGAAGAAGCAATCTGTCATCCTTACCTGTCATCTCTCCACGATATCAACGATGAACCGGTCTTCCCTGGACTTTTCCATTTTGATTTCGAACAATCGACATTTACAGAGGAGGACATCAGGGAGTTAATCTGGCAGGAATCGCTAAACTTCAATCCGAATCCTACCAATTGA